AGTGCTCGGTTGCTCCTGCAATAGTTCCAAGAGCTTCTCGCAGTCTTTGCGCGGGCCCTCAGCAACAACCTGCACGCGGCCGTCTGCCAGGTTGGTCGCATGCCCAGAAAGGCCTAATTCCAGTGCGCGCGACCGCGTCCACCAGCGAAAGCCCACACCCTGCACGGTACCGTGCACAAAAGCCGTCATTCTTTCCATGCCACTGCACCTTCCTTATTAGTAGCGATCGGCTTCGCCGCGATCGCGCAAGATTTTGCGGTCCGCATCGCTGCGGCGAGTCACGGGGTCAGAACCGTCCCAGCACTCCACACCGGGGACATCGGGAAGCATATCGCGGTGGAAGACCGGATCGATGCCCTTACTGCGCTGCTCGTTGAAGTTCTTTAACAATTGAATGGCCACGCCGGATAGCGGAACAATGGCGATGATATTCAGAATCACCATCGTCGCCGCACCGGTATCTGCCAGGGCGAAGACCAATGGCAGGGATCCGACTGCGCCGAACCAGACGAAGAACAGCACCACGAGGCGGAAGATATTCAGCACCGTTTTATTGGTGGTGAGGTATTCCAGGTTGGCTTCTGCCAAGTAGTAATTGCCCAAGATGGAAGAAAAGGCCAGGAAGAACAAGATGAAGCTGACGAAGTGAATGCCCCAGTGGCCAACCTCGGCGGACAAGGCCGCCTGGGTAAGGGAAACGCCCTCGGCCTCTTCGCCGTAGGCAACTTCCGGGCCGAGCAGGATCAGGAAGGCGGTAATGGTACAGACCACGATGGTGTCGAAGTACACGCCCAAGGTCTGCACCAAGCCCTGCTTTACCGGGTGGGAGACGGTGGCGGTAGCCGCGGCGTTAGGGGCAGACCCCTCGCCGGCCTCATTGGAAAACAGGCCGCGCTGGATGCCCTTCATCATCGCGGCGCCGATGCCCGCGCCGGCGATTTCCTTAAAGCCGAGCGCGTGGCCGATGATATCGCCCAGCATGCCCGGGACCTTGTCAAAGTTCGTAATGACCACGAAGCCGCCGATGAGCAGGTACGCCAGGGCCATAAACGGAACGACCACCTGGGTGATATTGGCAA
The window above is part of the Corynebacterium accolens genome. Proteins encoded here:
- a CDS encoding acylphosphatase; the protein is MERMTAFVHGTVQGVGFRWWTRSRALELGLSGHATNLADGRVQVVAEGPRKDCEKLLELLQEQPSTTRRPGSVDLVVEQWADAKGESGFVER
- a CDS encoding alanine/glycine:cation symporter family protein → MEFLENVVTTFNDGVWTYILPWLLIGAGLLFGARTAVVQIRKVPDMLRAVVERPKTDDEDEGAGSGGISAFKAFTISAASRVGTGNVAGVAVAISLGGPGAVFWMWIIALLGGATAFVESTLAQLWKVRNGDTYRGGPAYYMKRGLGWGPLGVLFSIAIVFTFGLVYNSFQTNAIAEAVAFSFGREDDATFGSIIGIIIAIAAGLIIFGGVKRIANITQVVVPFMALAYLLIGGFVVITNFDKVPGMLGDIIGHALGFKEIAGAGIGAAMMKGIQRGLFSNEAGEGSAPNAAATATVSHPVKQGLVQTLGVYFDTIVVCTITAFLILLGPEVAYGEEAEGVSLTQAALSAEVGHWGIHFVSFILFFLAFSSILGNYYLAEANLEYLTTNKTVLNIFRLVVLFFVWFGAVGSLPLVFALADTGAATMVILNIIAIVPLSGVAIQLLKNFNEQRSKGIDPVFHRDMLPDVPGVECWDGSDPVTRRSDADRKILRDRGEADRY